The following are encoded together in the Lathyrus oleraceus cultivar Zhongwan6 chromosome 3, CAAS_Psat_ZW6_1.0, whole genome shotgun sequence genome:
- the LOC127131675 gene encoding protein FAR1-RELATED SEQUENCE 11-like, producing MESMDNNRINLDLSLNIEYSVEDVSSKNGSSDIIISRNIIDEVEEIGISEKENILISSQNIEINGFLQESSEVDTFKESNIVPFVGQIFLSEEEAFIFYKRYAYQHGFSVRKGRFIKQNGIVSRRDFFCHREGRTALKIIEPSKEQRNRESTRCECKAHLRISLQKTHDMFPSEWRVTTFVVEHNHTLLTQSEVRFLPANRIISDDYSERIFLLKEGGLSVRQLMRVIELEKNVEHGYLPFIEKDVRNLFLKAKKKVEITDVVDLLKYCEDAKKSCSKFQYAYTLDEERRLEHIFWSHAYCFDWYQEYGDVVVFDTTYKVNSYEMPFGIFVGMNSHGKTILFGCALLRNEKTSAFRWLMKKPPKTILTDQDPWMKEAISKELPSTKHSFCIWHITFKFSCWFNAILRDKYPKWCADFYGLYKLETREEFEHHWPKVVAKYNLQSNKHVKGLYEIKIYWALAYLRDYFFGGMTTTGRSESINAFIKRFINSHTTLSDFTKQVDLAINDIKQKEEHEAMLEKCKRLNMKLISPLQEQAHNLLTGFAFQKFQEEFERSIQYSIHHQNGNAFVLRYYKDANSRKHMVFWDGKIATCSCKHFEFWGILCRHILSIFLHKDCHEIPSNYLPSRWRLQVSHEDEEVNPQPINVVFEDQIICYNNEAHANDIVQCPPISKTKGRPKRRRLKGGKELSHTMNTCGLCKDIGHNIATCPLKENIQFSAHTKNKKQKICQDANLNPVLLQKI from the exons CGTAATATTATAGACGAAGTTGAAGAAATTGGAATTTCTGAgaaagaaaatattttgatttCTAGTCAAAATATTGAGATAAATGGATTTTTACAAGAAAGTAGTGAGGTTGACACTTTTAAGGAGTCAAATATTGTTCCTTTTGTTGGTCAAATTTTTCTTAGTGAGGAAGAAGCATTTATATTTTATAAGAGATATGCATATCAACACGGGTTCTCAGTTCGAAAAGGTAGATTCATCAAACAAAATGGAATTGTGAGTAGGCGTGATTTCTTTTGCCATCGTGAAGGTAGAACTGCCTTGAAAATCATTGAACCATCGAAAGAACAAAGAAATAGAGAATCAACTAGGTGTGAATGTAAAGCTCATTTGCGAATTTCTTTGCAAAAAACTCATGACATGTTTCCAAGTGAGTGGCGAGTTACAACATTTGTTGTTGAACATAATCATACTTTGCTAACTCAATCAGAAGTGAGGTTCTTACCAGCTAATCGAATTATCTCAGATGATTATTCTGAACGAATTTTCTTGTTAAAGGAAGGTGGACTTTCAGTTAGACAGTTAATGCGTGTCATAGAGCTAGAAAAAAATGTGGAGCATGGTTACCTTCCATTTATTGAAAAGGATGTTCGTAATCTGTTTTTGAAAGCCAAGAAAAAAGTTGAAATAACTGATGTTGTTGATCTTCTTAAATATTGTGAGGATGCAAAGAAGAGTTGCTCTAAATTTCAGTATGCATATACGCTTGACGAAGAAAGAAGGTTAGAGCATATATTTTGGTCCCATGCTTATTGTTTTGATTGGTACCAAGAATATGGGGATGTTGTTGTATTTGATACTACATACAAGGTAAATTCTTATGAAATGCCATTTGGAATTTTTGTGGGTATGAATAGTCATGGAAAGACTATACTTTTTGGATGTGCACTCTTACGAAATGAAAAAACTTCTGCATTTCGTTGGTTGATGAAG AAGCCACCGAAGACTATATTAACAGATCAAGATCCATGGATGAAAGAAGCAATTTCAAAAGAGTTGCCATCAACAAAACACAGTTTTTGCATATGGCACATCACTTTCAAGTTTAGTTGTTGGTTTAATGCTATACTCCGAGACAAATATCCAAAATGGTGTGCTGATTTTTATGGCTTGTATAAATTGGAGACACGTGAAGAATTTGAACATCACTGGCCAAAAGTTGTTGCTAAGTATAACTTGCAATCAAATAAACATGTGAAAGGGTTGTATGAAATTAAAATTTATTGGGCACTTGCTTATCTTCGTGACTATTTCTTTGGTGGAATGACAACCACAGGTAGATCAGAGAGTATTAATGCATTTATCAAAAGATTCATAAATTCCCATACAACTTTAAGTGATTTTACAAAGCAG GTTGATTTAGCAATCAATGATATTAAGCAAAAAGAAGAGCATGAAGCTATGTTAGAAAAATGCAAAAGATTGAACATGAAGCTGATATCACCTTTGCAAGAGCAAGCTCATAATCTTCTCACAGGTTTTGCTTTTCAAAAGTTTCAAGAGGAGTTTGAAAGGTCTATCCAATATTCAATTCATCATCAAAATGGTAATGCGTTTGTGTTGCGGTATTATAAAGATGCTAATAGTAGAAAACACATGGTCTTTTGGGATGGTAAAATAGCTACATGTAGCTGTAAGCACTTTGAGTTTTGGGGAATATTATGTCGACACATTCTCAGTATTTTTCTGCATAAAGATTGTCATGAAATTCCTTCTAATTATTTGCCATCACGATGGCGACTTCAAGTATCACATGAGGATGAGGAAGTAAATCCTCAACCAATCAATGTTGTATTTGAGGACCAAATAATATGTTACAACAATGAAGCTCATGCGAATGATATTGTTCAATGCCCTCCGATTTCCAAAACAAAAGGTCGTCCTAAAAGAAGACGTCTTAAAGGTGGAAAAGAGCTTTCACATACCATGAATACATGTGGATTATGCAAAGACATAGGGCATAATATTGCAACATGTCCTCTAAAAGAAAATATTCAATTTTCTGCTCACACTAAAAACAAGAAGCAGAAAATATGTCAAGATGCAAATTTAAATCCAGTTCTTCTACAAAAAATTTAG